From the genome of Pantoea alfalfae, one region includes:
- a CDS encoding SDR family NAD(P)-dependent oxidoreductase, with protein sequence MSRFTQKVVVVTGAGSGIGEASAKRFAEEGASVVLVGRTRQKLEETLAEMTAGDHLVAACDVSEAEQVKQLSETVLKKYGRVDVLVNNAGVIVQGRIHEVDLDAWKTLMKTDLDGVFHGVHYFMPALLKSKGNVVNISSVSGLGGDWGMSIYNAAKGAITNFTRALAMDYGTDGVRVNAICPGFTFTDLTEDAKQDQELLERFYDRIPLRRAGEADDIARAILFIASDEASYITGVNLPVDGGITASNGQPKQA encoded by the coding sequence ATGTCCAGATTTACACAGAAGGTTGTGGTTGTGACAGGTGCCGGATCCGGCATTGGCGAAGCCAGCGCAAAGCGCTTTGCTGAAGAAGGGGCATCCGTGGTGCTGGTAGGACGCACCCGACAGAAACTGGAAGAGACGCTGGCCGAAATGACGGCGGGCGATCATCTGGTGGCTGCCTGCGACGTCTCAGAAGCCGAACAGGTTAAACAGCTGTCAGAAACGGTGCTGAAGAAGTATGGCCGTGTAGATGTGCTGGTAAATAATGCGGGCGTTATCGTTCAGGGTCGCATCCATGAAGTCGACCTCGACGCATGGAAAACCCTGATGAAAACTGACCTCGACGGCGTTTTCCATGGTGTTCACTACTTCATGCCAGCGCTGCTAAAGAGCAAAGGTAACGTCGTCAACATTTCCTCCGTTTCCGGCTTAGGCGGCGACTGGGGTATGAGCATCTACAACGCAGCTAAAGGGGCGATTACCAACTTCACCCGTGCGCTGGCGATGGATTACGGTACGGATGGCGTGCGGGTCAATGCTATCTGTCCCGGATTCACCTTTACCGATCTCACCGAAGATGCCAAACAGGATCAGGAACTGCTGGAGCGTTTTTACGATCGTATTCCGCTGCGCCGTGCCGGTGAAGCGGATGATATTGCTCGTGCGATTCTCTTTATTGCCAGCGATGAAGCCAGTTATATTACCGGCGTCAATCTGCCGGTTGATGGCGGAATTACCGCCTCAAATGGCCAGCCTAAACAGGCATAA
- a CDS encoding TetR/AcrR family transcriptional regulator, giving the protein MKKRDDILQAAERLFYTHGFHATSTDQLCREAGVSTRTLYHHFASREALTAAVLDAREQRFMAELLPAQQPEAIAHLFAVLNEWTVVNGARGCFFLKAWGEYAERDSELASQALTFRATMRAYITQCVTHLRGGVNQQLSDAIWILFEGAITTALITGPDAVRQAEQVASQLLQSGAV; this is encoded by the coding sequence ATGAAAAAGAGAGACGATATTCTTCAGGCCGCCGAGCGGCTCTTCTATACCCATGGCTTCCACGCCACCAGTACCGATCAACTCTGTCGCGAAGCGGGCGTCTCAACACGCACGCTTTATCATCATTTCGCCTCTCGCGAAGCACTTACCGCCGCGGTGCTTGACGCCCGCGAGCAGCGCTTTATGGCGGAACTGTTGCCAGCGCAACAGCCTGAGGCAATCGCGCATCTGTTTGCAGTGCTGAATGAGTGGACGGTAGTAAACGGCGCGCGTGGCTGCTTCTTTCTGAAAGCCTGGGGAGAGTATGCCGAGCGGGATAGTGAGCTGGCATCGCAGGCACTGACCTTTCGCGCCACGATGCGTGCTTACATTACGCAATGCGTGACGCATCTGCGCGGCGGTGTTAATCAGCAGCTGAGTGATGCCATCTGGATACTCTTTGAGGGGGCGATTACCACAGCGCTGATTACCGGTCCTGACGCTGTGCGGCAGGCGGAACAGGTCGCCAGCCAGTTATTGCAGAGTGGTGCGGTCTGA
- a CDS encoding MFS transporter, with translation MRSPATLALTGFSLIAVTYGMARFSWGLMLPSISADIPFSPQQAGLLSACSFVAYCLTILTAAALADRYGARQTALLAALSAASGLLLLACASSPLLLATGLFVAGLSSGLASPALAAAVSNRIAVADQPRINTLINAGTSAGIILTVVILSVLPGGWRAACLLFALLSLACLLPVMRVLSVHGAGRAARVTRWYQRLYRRAMRRLMGIALMSGLVSAAWWSFGSALLRQHVGVDAETARLLWLVAGGAGIVGAATGPVAARIGLNAVYRLSLCGMALPLLVLAFSHGESAGLLIAVACCGAGYVTLSGVLLVWGAQATAEEPATGVGILFFMLAAGQVAGSLLFGQLYAALGAITALTLFALSALLLLFITPSQNSNASDK, from the coding sequence ATGAGGTCACCCGCCACGCTGGCGCTGACAGGCTTTAGCCTGATTGCTGTGACTTACGGCATGGCGCGCTTCTCGTGGGGGTTAATGCTGCCTTCGATTTCAGCAGATATTCCGTTCAGCCCGCAGCAGGCGGGATTATTGTCAGCCTGCAGCTTTGTGGCCTACTGCCTCACTATTCTCACCGCAGCCGCACTGGCAGACCGCTATGGTGCCCGACAGACCGCGCTGCTGGCGGCCCTGAGTGCAGCATCAGGGCTGCTGCTGCTCGCCTGTGCCTCCTCACCACTACTGTTGGCGACAGGACTGTTTGTTGCAGGATTGAGTTCAGGGCTGGCATCGCCCGCTCTGGCCGCGGCAGTCAGTAACCGGATTGCGGTTGCCGATCAGCCGCGCATCAATACCCTGATCAACGCCGGCACCAGCGCAGGTATCATTCTGACCGTGGTGATCCTGAGCGTGCTGCCTGGCGGATGGCGGGCCGCCTGCCTGCTGTTCGCCCTGCTGTCACTGGCCTGTCTGCTGCCGGTGATGCGCGTGCTGTCGGTTCATGGGGCTGGTCGCGCCGCCCGCGTCACCCGCTGGTACCAGCGTCTTTACCGTCGCGCGATGCGGCGGCTGATGGGCATAGCGTTGATGTCGGGTCTTGTCAGTGCGGCCTGGTGGAGCTTTGGGTCGGCGCTGCTGCGCCAGCATGTCGGCGTTGATGCAGAGACCGCCCGTTTACTCTGGCTGGTTGCCGGAGGTGCAGGCATTGTGGGTGCCGCAACCGGCCCGGTCGCTGCCCGTATCGGGCTGAACGCGGTTTACCGGCTGTCATTGTGCGGAATGGCATTGCCACTGCTGGTTCTGGCCTTCAGTCACGGTGAATCTGCCGGTTTACTGATTGCGGTGGCCTGCTGCGGCGCAGGTTACGTCACGCTGTCGGGCGTGTTGCTGGTGTGGGGAGCACAGGCCACAGCTGAAGAGCCCGCGACAGGCGTCGGTATCCTTTTTTTTATGCTGGCAGCTGGTCAGGTCGCAGGATCGCTGCTGTTTGGTCAGCTTTACGCCGCGCTGGGTGCCATTACGGCATTAACGCTGTTTGCACTCAGTGCCCTGCTCCTGCTGTTTATTACACCGTCGCAGAATAGTAACGCATCAGATAAATAA
- a CDS encoding GNAT family N-acetyltransferase yields the protein MEIFDADERHIPAIQQIYAWHVLNGTGSFETVPPDAAEMGERMRKIQQAGLPWFIAVSDGDVRGFCYLAPYRLRYAYRHTLEDSIYIDPGFQKRGAGSRLLEHAIAWAEQAGFRQMIANVGDSENQGSIAVHQAAGFEMTGILRAVGFKQGRWLDTVFMQRSLGTGDTTPPVD from the coding sequence ATGGAAATTTTTGATGCAGATGAACGCCATATCCCGGCGATTCAGCAGATCTACGCCTGGCATGTCCTTAACGGCACCGGCTCATTTGAGACCGTGCCCCCTGACGCTGCAGAGATGGGCGAGCGAATGCGTAAGATTCAACAGGCGGGGCTGCCGTGGTTCATTGCTGTCAGCGACGGCGACGTACGTGGATTTTGCTATCTGGCACCTTATCGCCTGCGCTACGCCTACCGGCATACGCTGGAAGACTCGATTTATATCGATCCCGGCTTTCAGAAGCGTGGTGCCGGCTCACGTCTGTTAGAGCATGCCATTGCCTGGGCTGAGCAGGCAGGGTTTCGTCAGATGATCGCCAACGTGGGCGACAGCGAGAACCAGGGGTCGATTGCCGTGCATCAGGCAGCAGGTTTTGAGATGACAGGCATCCTGCGTGCGGTGGGTTTCAAACAGGGCCGCTGGCTGGATACCGTTTTCATGCAACGTTCTTTGGGAACCGGCGATACCACGCCGCCAGTTGATTAA
- a CDS encoding diguanylate phosphodiesterase, translating into MLSTIIYRSHLTENVQLETLNDLARKANKINKSSNVTGILLFNGTHFFQLLEGPEAAVKAVYSRICQDPRHHNLVELLRDYAPARRFGHVGMELFDLRLHDQETVLESVLEKCTTKYQMTYADRALQFLRTFVEAREKENYFEIPAASGWTFIRNETEQREGDAALVATNEVSFAFQPIVDPFACEIVSLEALLRGPQGESPLDYFARLTREELYQVDLRSKKIAFAQAKKLEIKGMTLSINLLPMTLVEVPDAVPFLLNEIAAQGLVPEQVMVEFTENEIISQPEAFEAAIRQLKAAGISLALDDFGAGFAGLSLLTRIQPDKIKIDRAIISDVHKSGPKQAIIHAILKCCASLEIGVIAEGIEQPEEWMWLEAAGVTQFQGFLFSRPELNGVAAVAWPELI; encoded by the coding sequence ATGTTGTCGACAATCATCTATCGCAGCCACCTCACTGAAAATGTGCAGCTCGAGACCCTGAATGATTTGGCGCGGAAAGCAAATAAAATCAACAAATCGTCCAATGTCACCGGAATTTTACTGTTCAATGGCACGCATTTTTTCCAGCTTCTGGAGGGTCCGGAGGCGGCAGTAAAGGCGGTCTATAGCCGGATTTGCCAGGATCCGCGCCACCATAATCTGGTCGAACTGCTGCGCGATTACGCCCCGGCGCGACGTTTTGGTCATGTTGGTATGGAGCTCTTCGATCTGCGGCTCCACGATCAGGAAACCGTGCTGGAGTCAGTGCTGGAAAAATGCACCACGAAATATCAGATGACCTATGCCGATCGCGCACTGCAGTTCCTGCGCACCTTTGTTGAAGCGCGCGAAAAAGAGAACTATTTCGAGATCCCTGCCGCCAGCGGCTGGACGTTTATTCGTAACGAGACAGAGCAGCGCGAAGGCGATGCGGCGCTGGTGGCTACGAATGAAGTCAGCTTTGCGTTTCAGCCTATTGTTGATCCCTTCGCCTGCGAGATCGTTTCGCTGGAAGCACTGCTGCGCGGTCCGCAGGGAGAATCGCCGCTCGACTATTTTGCCCGACTGACACGCGAAGAGCTTTATCAGGTCGATCTTCGGTCAAAAAAGATCGCCTTTGCTCAGGCGAAGAAGCTGGAGATTAAGGGGATGACCCTGTCGATTAATCTGTTGCCGATGACCCTGGTGGAAGTGCCCGACGCCGTCCCCTTTTTGCTGAATGAGATTGCGGCCCAGGGACTGGTGCCAGAGCAGGTCATGGTTGAGTTTACCGAGAATGAAATCATCTCGCAGCCGGAGGCATTTGAAGCCGCCATCAGGCAGCTGAAAGCAGCCGGCATCAGCCTGGCGCTGGATGATTTCGGTGCCGGTTTTGCCGGGCTGTCGCTGCTGACCCGCATTCAGCCCGACAAGATTAAGATCGACCGCGCCATCATCTCTGACGTGCATAAAAGTGGGCCCAAACAGGCAATCATTCATGCCATTCTGAAATGCTGCGCCTCACTGGAGATTGGCGTTATCGCCGAAGGCATAGAACAACCGGAAGAGTGGATGTGGCTTGAAGCGGCGGGCGTGACCCAGTTTCAGGGCTTCCTGTTCTCTAGGCCTGAACTGAATGGCGTTGCGGCCGTCGCCTGGCCGGAGCTGATTTAA
- a CDS encoding DUF4060 family protein: MKQIIRGDKEPSHILAATRALEAHYARYGEGNKYHPIIYSIAYRSRFYQVEVITRRETMVATVITGVRNLTHLSGAA; encoded by the coding sequence ATGAAGCAAATCATCCGCGGTGATAAAGAACCCTCCCATATCCTGGCAGCGACCCGTGCGCTCGAAGCGCACTACGCCCGCTACGGAGAAGGTAATAAGTACCATCCCATCATCTATTCCATCGCCTACCGCAGCCGGTTTTATCAGGTTGAGGTGATTACCCGACGTGAAACCATGGTTGCCACGGTGATCACCGGGGTTCGTAATCTGACGCATCTCTCCGGCGCCGCCTGA
- the anmK gene encoding anhydro-N-acetylmuramic acid kinase yields the protein MKSGRYIGVMSGTSLDGVDVVLAAIDGNMVAQQASYCHPMPSALRQAILGICQGQSLTLSQLGQLDTRLGQLFAEAVVTLMKRESLDASDITAIGCHGQTVWHEPQSDAPNTLQIGDNNQIVAATGVTVVGDFRRRDMALGGQGAPLVPAFHQALLMDATERRMVLNIGGIANLSLLIPGQAVRGFDTGPGNMLLDAWIWRNQGQPYDKDAQWARSGSVIPALLEALLREPWFALPPPKSTGREHFNLGWLEQHLRYFPGQAPQDVQATLVELTAITITQQVLLNDGCDRLLVCGGGSRNPLLMARLAAHLPGTEVATTDAAGISGDDMEALAFAWLAFRTLSGLPGNLPAVTGAREKSVIGAIYPANALYRR from the coding sequence ATGAAATCAGGACGCTATATCGGGGTAATGTCAGGCACCAGCCTGGATGGCGTGGATGTGGTGCTGGCCGCCATTGATGGGAATATGGTGGCGCAGCAGGCGAGTTACTGCCATCCGATGCCATCTGCACTGCGTCAGGCCATTCTGGGGATTTGCCAGGGACAATCCCTGACGCTGTCACAGCTCGGTCAGCTTGATACCCGCCTCGGCCAGCTGTTTGCAGAAGCCGTGGTGACATTAATGAAGCGCGAGTCGCTGGATGCCAGCGATATCACGGCGATTGGCTGTCATGGTCAGACCGTCTGGCATGAGCCCCAGAGTGACGCGCCGAATACGCTGCAGATTGGTGACAATAACCAGATTGTCGCGGCAACCGGCGTCACCGTGGTGGGCGATTTCCGCCGTCGTGATATGGCGCTGGGCGGGCAGGGCGCGCCGCTGGTGCCCGCTTTTCATCAGGCGCTGCTGATGGATGCCACGGAACGCCGCATGGTGCTGAATATTGGTGGCATCGCCAATCTCTCGCTGCTGATCCCGGGACAGGCGGTACGCGGCTTCGATACCGGTCCCGGCAATATGCTGCTGGACGCCTGGATCTGGCGGAATCAGGGACAGCCGTATGACAAAGATGCGCAGTGGGCGCGCAGCGGCTCGGTGATCCCGGCACTGCTGGAGGCGCTGTTACGTGAACCCTGGTTTGCGTTGCCACCGCCGAAGAGTACCGGGCGCGAACACTTCAACCTGGGCTGGCTGGAGCAGCATCTGCGCTATTTCCCGGGTCAGGCACCGCAGGATGTGCAGGCCACGCTGGTGGAGCTGACCGCCATCACCATCACACAGCAGGTGTTACTCAATGATGGCTGCGATCGTCTGCTGGTGTGCGGCGGCGGCAGTCGCAATCCACTGCTGATGGCGCGGCTGGCGGCGCACCTTCCCGGAACGGAGGTGGCGACCACCGATGCGGCGGGTATCAGTGGTGATGACATGGAAGCGCTGGCGTTTGCCTGGCTGGCATTTCGCACGCTCTCCGGCCTGCCGGGCAATCTGCCTGCGGTGACAGGCGCACGGGAGAAAAGCGTAATTGGCGCAATCTATCCGGCTAACGCTCTCTATCGACGCTAA
- the slyB gene encoding outer membrane lipoprotein SlyB: MIKRVIVVALAGAMLAGCSNTSTLSGDTYSASEAKQVQSVSYGTLVSVRPVKIQGGDESNVIGAIGGAVLGGFLGNTIGGGTGRSLATAGGAVLGGVAGQGVQGAVNKADGVELEIRKDDGNTIMVVQKQAASRYSVGQRVAMASNGSQVTVSPR; this comes from the coding sequence ATGATTAAGCGTGTAATTGTGGTCGCTCTGGCCGGTGCGATGCTGGCAGGTTGTAGCAATACCAGTACGCTGTCGGGTGATACCTACAGTGCCAGTGAAGCGAAGCAGGTGCAGAGCGTGTCGTACGGTACTCTGGTCTCTGTGCGTCCGGTGAAAATCCAGGGCGGTGATGAGAGCAACGTTATCGGTGCAATCGGTGGTGCGGTACTGGGTGGCTTCCTGGGTAACACCATTGGTGGCGGTACCGGACGTAGCCTGGCGACAGCCGGTGGTGCGGTTCTGGGCGGCGTAGCAGGCCAGGGCGTACAGGGCGCAGTCAATAAAGCTGATGGCGTTGAGCTGGAAATCCGCAAGGATGATGGCAACACCATCATGGTGGTTCAGAAGCAGGCTGCCTCACGTTACTCCGTTGGCCAGCGTGTAGCGATGGCGTCCAACGGCAGCCAGGTGACGGTTTCACCTCGCTAA
- the slyA gene encoding transcriptional regulator SlyA, whose translation MDTPLGTDLSRLVRIWRALIDQRLKPLELTQTHWVTLHNIHQLPPEQSQIQLAKAIGIEQPSLVRTLDQLEEKGLITRSTCANDRRAKRIKLTQQAEPIIEQVESVIDETRDDILSGISREEISQMVTLIARLEKNILELQHKEK comes from the coding sequence ATGGATACGCCCCTCGGAACGGATTTATCTCGCCTGGTGCGCATCTGGCGCGCGTTGATTGATCAGCGGCTCAAGCCGCTTGAGCTGACTCAGACTCACTGGGTGACGTTGCATAATATTCATCAACTGCCGCCCGAACAGTCGCAGATTCAGTTAGCCAAGGCGATTGGTATTGAACAGCCTTCTCTGGTGCGGACGCTGGATCAGCTGGAAGAGAAAGGACTGATTACCCGGTCGACCTGCGCCAACGATCGTCGTGCCAAGCGCATTAAGCTCACGCAGCAGGCTGAGCCGATTATCGAACAGGTTGAGAGTGTGATTGATGAGACGCGGGATGACATTCTGTCCGGCATCAGTCGGGAAGAGATCAGTCAGATGGTGACGCTGATCGCCCGGCTTGAGAAAAACATTCTCGAACTTCAGCACAAAGAGAAATAA
- a CDS encoding DUF1656 domain-containing protein, translated as MLTPAFSGAKPLTDLVVGASLFFPPIFKAVLLGFFFWLLIHPLVRGWIYSGDVWHPTLFDLSLFVLCVTAALWLIGHG; from the coding sequence GTGCTCACTCCTGCTTTTTCAGGTGCGAAACCGCTAACCGATCTGGTCGTGGGCGCCTCGCTTTTTTTCCCGCCGATATTTAAAGCGGTACTGCTCGGCTTCTTTTTCTGGCTGCTGATTCACCCGCTGGTGCGCGGCTGGATCTACTCCGGCGATGTCTGGCATCCCACCCTGTTTGATCTCTCTCTGTTTGTGCTGTGCGTTACCGCCGCACTCTGGCTCATCGGTCACGGATAA
- a CDS encoding efflux RND transporter periplasmic adaptor subunit — MKFNAVKYFSTLIVFALALLAAGWLWNYYMQSPWTRDGKVRAELVDITPQVSGRITQLKVKDNQFVHQGQLLLTLDPVPWQIALDNAAAQLSKAQADLAKAQHEYHRRSSLPRNIISAEDLDAARLSAEAAAASAKAAQAELERARWNLQQTTLTAPTDGWITNLTLRPGNYATAGSPLFALVDSHSYYVLGYFEETKLRHIHTGAAAQVVLYSNGMQLQGQVDSIGRAIYDQSIETDSGLVPDIKPNVPWVRLAQRVPVRIRLDTLPVDANLVAGTSCTITIQP; from the coding sequence ATGAAATTTAACGCGGTAAAATATTTCTCAACGCTGATTGTGTTTGCGCTGGCGCTGCTGGCTGCTGGCTGGCTGTGGAACTACTACATGCAGTCGCCCTGGACGCGTGACGGGAAAGTACGGGCGGAGCTGGTGGATATCACGCCCCAGGTGTCGGGCCGGATTACGCAACTAAAAGTCAAAGACAATCAGTTCGTGCATCAGGGCCAGCTGCTGTTAACGCTGGACCCGGTGCCATGGCAGATTGCGCTCGACAACGCTGCCGCTCAGCTCAGCAAAGCGCAGGCGGACCTGGCGAAAGCGCAGCACGAATATCACCGGCGCAGCAGCCTGCCGCGCAACATCATCTCCGCCGAGGATCTTGATGCGGCACGCTTAAGCGCGGAAGCCGCCGCCGCCAGTGCCAAAGCCGCGCAGGCGGAGCTGGAGCGGGCGCGCTGGAATCTGCAGCAAACGACGCTTACTGCACCGACTGATGGCTGGATCACGAATCTGACACTTCGTCCCGGCAACTATGCGACAGCGGGATCGCCCCTGTTTGCGCTGGTCGACAGCCACTCTTACTACGTCTTAGGCTATTTCGAAGAGACCAAGCTGCGCCATATTCACACAGGCGCGGCGGCGCAGGTGGTGCTTTACAGTAATGGCATGCAGCTGCAGGGCCAGGTGGACAGCATTGGCCGCGCTATCTATGACCAGAGCATTGAGACTGACAGCGGCCTGGTGCCCGATATCAAACCCAATGTGCCCTGGGTACGGCTGGCGCAGCGGGTGCCGGTGCGCATTCGTCTCGATACGCTACCGGTTGATGCCAATCTGGTGGCAGGCACCAGCTGCACCATCACCATCCAGCCATGA
- a CDS encoding FUSC family protein: MNVQWLAWDQLPWIKANAGQWRYALRNAIAMCLALSIAYGLDLDEPYWAMTSAAVISFPTVGGAISKSLGRIVGSLLGASAALLIAGHTLNEPWLFTFAIAGWLALCTGIANHHQNNVAYAFSLAGYTAAIIAFSSVNITDITSLWTIAQARVCEVISGILCAGLMMMVLPSTSDGETLITSLKQMHARLLEHAVLLLQPSTSDTIRTAHENVISQILTMNLLRIQAFWSHYRFRRQNNVLNYVLHQQLRLTSVLSSLRRMLLNWPDAPEALFEALQQLLAELAKPACDKYRLAQILRSVTPAAEGDYRQRAFCQRLRYFCWMYLNVLRWIRLLDRADADTRFQPPPVPALARDSDSAEAGWSALRTFCAIVLGCAFWINTQWSSGASALTLTAIACVLYASAPSPGGSVTLLLKTLLWLFAFSFVMKFGLMVQIGQLWPFLLFLFPLLVTLQLFKLQQKQRAGMWGQFIVFMGSFIAVTNPPTWDYQDFFNDNIAKVCGVLLAWLAFQILRPSSDARRSRRHIRALRLAFLDQLRQRPRLSESRFESQIYHRISQLSHSRDEQARVWLLRWGVVLLNCSHIVWQLREWRAGSATLMAFRDNSLQNLQQIISSRGVRHISLDQMLTELEATITALLALKNNEASELAGIIWRLRCSLAQLKQAVPE, encoded by the coding sequence ATGAATGTTCAGTGGCTGGCCTGGGATCAACTGCCCTGGATTAAGGCGAATGCCGGTCAGTGGCGCTATGCGTTGCGGAATGCTATCGCGATGTGTCTGGCGCTGAGCATCGCCTATGGCCTGGATCTTGATGAACCTTACTGGGCAATGACCTCTGCTGCGGTAATCAGCTTTCCTACCGTTGGCGGCGCAATCAGTAAAAGTCTTGGCCGCATCGTTGGCAGTCTGCTTGGGGCGAGCGCCGCGCTGCTGATTGCCGGACATACCCTGAATGAACCCTGGCTGTTTACCTTTGCGATTGCCGGCTGGCTGGCGTTGTGCACTGGCATTGCAAACCACCACCAGAACAACGTTGCCTACGCCTTTTCGCTGGCGGGCTACACCGCCGCTATTATCGCCTTCAGCAGCGTCAATATCACTGATATCACCTCACTGTGGACGATCGCCCAGGCACGTGTTTGTGAGGTGATCTCCGGTATTCTTTGCGCTGGATTGATGATGATGGTGCTGCCGAGCACCTCCGATGGCGAAACGCTGATTACCTCCCTGAAACAGATGCATGCGCGATTGCTGGAACATGCGGTGTTACTGCTGCAGCCCTCGACCAGCGACACCATTCGCACCGCACATGAAAACGTCATCAGCCAGATCCTGACCATGAACCTGCTGCGGATTCAGGCGTTCTGGAGCCACTACCGCTTTCGCCGACAGAACAACGTCCTGAACTATGTGCTGCACCAGCAGTTGCGACTCACCAGCGTGCTCTCCAGCCTGCGCCGCATGTTGCTGAACTGGCCCGACGCGCCAGAGGCGCTGTTTGAGGCGCTGCAGCAACTGCTGGCGGAGCTGGCGAAACCGGCGTGTGATAAATATCGTCTGGCGCAAATCCTGCGTAGCGTGACGCCTGCGGCAGAGGGGGACTACCGGCAGCGCGCCTTTTGTCAGCGGCTGCGCTACTTCTGCTGGATGTACCTCAACGTGCTGCGCTGGATCCGCCTGCTGGATCGCGCCGATGCCGATACCCGCTTTCAGCCGCCGCCGGTTCCGGCGCTGGCGCGTGACAGTGACAGTGCCGAAGCGGGCTGGAGCGCCCTGCGCACCTTCTGTGCGATTGTACTGGGCTGCGCCTTCTGGATTAATACGCAATGGTCTTCCGGGGCCTCGGCGCTTACCCTGACCGCTATTGCCTGCGTGCTCTATGCCTCTGCCCCTTCACCCGGCGGCAGCGTCACGCTGCTGCTGAAAACGCTGCTGTGGCTGTTTGCATTTAGTTTTGTGATGAAGTTTGGCCTGATGGTGCAGATCGGTCAGCTATGGCCGTTTTTACTGTTTCTGTTTCCGCTGCTGGTGACGCTGCAACTCTTCAAACTGCAGCAGAAACAGCGCGCCGGGATGTGGGGACAGTTCATCGTCTTTATGGGCTCGTTTATCGCGGTGACTAATCCGCCCACCTGGGATTATCAGGACTTTTTTAACGATAACATCGCCAAAGTCTGCGGAGTGCTGCTCGCCTGGCTGGCGTTTCAGATTTTGCGGCCCAGCTCCGATGCGCGGCGCAGCCGGCGGCATATCCGGGCGCTGCGGCTGGCATTTCTCGATCAACTGCGGCAACGGCCACGGCTCAGCGAGAGCCGCTTTGAATCGCAGATTTACCATCGCATCAGCCAGCTCAGTCACAGCCGGGATGAGCAGGCGCGTGTCTGGTTACTGCGCTGGGGAGTGGTGCTGCTTAACTGCTCGCATATCGTCTGGCAGTTGCGTGAATGGCGCGCCGGTTCGGCAACGCTGATGGCGTTTCGCGATAACAGCCTGCAGAATTTGCAGCAGATTATCAGCAGCCGCGGCGTACGGCACATTTCGCTGGATCAGATGCTGACGGAACTGGAAGCGACGATTACCGCGTTACTGGCCCTGAAAAACAACGAGGCCAGCGAACTGGCGGGGATTATCTGGCGGTTACGCTGTTCACTGGCACAGCTGAAGCAGGCTGTGCCGGAGTGA
- the sodC gene encoding superoxide dismutase family protein yields the protein MKMKAVALFALIACGSAQAASEQVTIHQVTAEGTGKSLGTVKIDETQYGLQFTPELQGLKPGIHGFHVHAKGSCEPGESEGKVVAAGAAGGHLDPANSGKHLGPYAEGHLGDLPAIYVDEKGNASYPVLAPRLKSLKEIKGKALMVHAGGDNHADHPAPLGGGGARYACGVI from the coding sequence ATGAAAATGAAAGCAGTTGCGCTTTTTGCCCTAATTGCCTGCGGCTCAGCACAGGCTGCCAGCGAGCAGGTTACAATCCATCAGGTTACCGCTGAAGGAACAGGAAAATCGCTGGGCACCGTTAAGATTGACGAGACCCAGTATGGTCTGCAGTTTACGCCGGAACTGCAGGGACTGAAGCCGGGCATTCACGGTTTTCATGTCCATGCTAAAGGCAGCTGTGAGCCAGGCGAATCTGAAGGCAAAGTGGTCGCTGCCGGTGCGGCAGGCGGTCACCTTGATCCGGCTAACAGCGGCAAACATCTGGGGCCCTATGCTGAAGGGCATCTGGGCGACCTGCCCGCGATTTATGTCGATGAGAAAGGCAACGCCTCCTATCCGGTACTGGCACCACGGCTGAAGTCGTTGAAAGAGATCAAGGGTAAAGCGCTGATGGTGCATGCTGGCGGGGATAATCATGCCGATCATCCTGCCCCGCTGGGCGGCGGCGGAGCTCGTTATGCCTGCGGCGTTATCTGA